The DNA sequence ACATTCCCGAATCGATTTTGGCTTCATAATCTTTGATTTCCTTGTCGCGCTTTTCTGCGCCCAACGAGAAAATATTATTGGAAACAATGGCATGAATGGTCTCAAAATCAAGATCCATATCGAGCATTGAACTCAGGTAGCTATAATCATCCAAAAAATAATTCTTTTCGAGGTAATTGATGAATTTTACACTATCCGGAGTTAACCAAAGCCGACCGACCGGAATGTTCAATTTACTCAACATGACGATTATCTGCTTGTCTTTTTCGGCCATAATACTAGCCCTGAAAGAGGTTTTGGTCTTTCCGTTATCGAACTGGCAATTTATTTTTTTAATCGATAAATGCTTATAATCAAAAGCATTATTTTCAATATTCCTGATCAGTTTGTTGGTACCTATTGGTTTAACAACCACTGATGAAGGTGTTGCAACCCGTGTTGTTTTACAAGAAGAAAAACCTATAAAAACAAGGCAAACTAAACCAAAAATTGAAAATTTTATTGAATTCGTTCTTATCACTGTACCTTTATTTATCGAGATAGCGTTCCTGCTTAATTTTTTCACCTAAAAACTTGGTTCCTTCACCCAATTCCAAGGCTTTTTTCCACTCTTCAATGGCTTTTTCCTTTTCTCCAAGCATGATTAAAATATCGCCGTAATGTTCAGTAATTACTCCACTTTTATCACCACCATTTTTCATAGCTGTTTCCATGTAAAATTTAGCCAGCGAATAATCTTTCCGCATAAACAAAACCCAGGCATAAGTATCCAAATAAGTCGAATTCTCTGGATTTGCACGAACAGCTTTACTGCTCAATTCCTCTGCCTTAGCCAGATTTTCGTTTCGTACAGAAAGGTAATAGGCATAATTATTCATGGCCATCCAATTTTCAGGATCAAGGGTAATCACCTCATCAAAAGCTTTGAAGGCCTCTTCTACCCGATTTAATTTGTAATAAGCTTCGGCCTGATACAATGCAAACTGTATTTTCATGATTTTATTATCAAGCAAATAAGGTTCTCCTTCTTTCAGGATTTCAAGCGCCTCGTCATATTTTTCGAGCTGAAGGCAGGCTACCGCCTTTAAACCATACAAAGTAACCTGATTGGGAAATAAAGTGAGCGCTTTTTCCGAGTCGGTATAAATGCTTTTAAAATCAAGCAAATCATTACTTATCAGAATCATCCGTTCCCAAATCATGTAGTTGTCTTTTTGGGTCTCAAGCACCTTCCGGAGTTGTTCGCGCGCTTCAACCAATTTGCCTTTGCTGATCAGGTATTCGGCGTAAACGGTATAAACACGGAAATCGTCGGGATTTGTTTTTACCAAAATATCAACCAATTCCGAAATCTGGTCATCAGTAAAAAAGGGCTTATCCGGACCGGCTGTTATCATCAGGTAGAATTGAATTTTGGTATCAACCTCTGCCGTTTTATTCTCAAAAGCTTTGCGGGCATATTCCCATGCCTTCTCTTTATCTTCTTTTTCCCGGTAAAACGATGTCAGCGAAAACAGTACAAATCCATTATTCGGGTCGATTTCCAGAATTTTCATGTAATATTTCAGCGCATTTACCTCTTCCTTTTCCGAAAGGTAATAATCGGCCATTAACCCATAATAACGCGGTTCCTGTGGGTTAAAATCAATCAGTTTCTGGAGTTCAGCAAGCGCTTCCTTTTTCTTTCCGGCAGCCTGATAAATCTGCTCTTTCTCAACGGCAATCTGATCATTGATTCCAACTTTTTTTTCCAGTGTATTATAAACTTCAATTGCCTGATCGTACTCCTTTGCCGACGAAAGCAAAGCTGCATTCATGTAAAGATATTCCAGATTATCAGGGTTAAGCTGATAGAGTTGCTGGTATAATTCGGCGGCTAGTTTGAATTGCTTTCCCTGCTCGTAAATCTGTGCCAATAAAACTTTGTACCACTTATTTTCGGGTTCAATTTTAATGGCCTTTTCGAGCAAAAGCGATGAGCTTGTCATATCTCCATTGCCGCTGTGTATTTTGGCCAGTTCGAACATGGCCGAAGACGAATTTGGATTGATCGTCAGACACTTCGAAAACAGCGAAATGGCAGCTTGCTGATTGCCTATCATTTTCTGCTTCAGGCCTTCAATAAAAGTGTATTCAAACTCATTTTTATCATCTTCAGAAATGGAATTTTCTTCCACTGCCGGCTTTGACGCAACTGCTGATTTTACACGCTTTTGAGCCGTTGCACATGATATAGACAGCACTGAAATGACGGCAAAATATGCCAAATATCTGTTTCTCATTGTTCTAATTTTTACCGGTATGTCCGAAACCACCGGCTCCACGATCGGTTTCATCCAACACTTCAACCGCTTCCCATCCAATATGTTCATGTCTGGCGATAACCATTTGACAAATACGCTCACCATGTTGAATCACAAATTCTTCGTTCGACAGATTAATCAGGATAATTCCAACTTCGCCACGATAGTCGGCATCAATTGTTCCCGGAGAATTCAGAACGGTAATTCCTTTCTTCAAGGCCAGCCCACTTCTTGGACGAATCTGAGCCTCGAAACCTACTGGTAATTCGATAAACAGGCCGGTCGGAACCAAGACCCGTTCGAGAGGTTTTAATACGATTGGCTCAGTAAGATTGGCTCGAAGATCCATTCCTGCAGAATGTACCGTGCTATATTCAGGTAGCGGATTATTGGATTTATTGACAATTTTTACGATCATTTTGCTTTCAGTTTTTGAAGCTGCTAAGATATGGATTTAAAGTTTGAATGAATCATATCGGCCTTGTACGTTAACAATATTTAGCATCATTCAACTATCATGAAATCAGCCATAATCTGATCCGAAATAAATAAACCAACCGGACTTAAGCCTACTATTCCTGAATTTTCAATAACATGACCTGAAGTTAAATATCGATCTCTTGTCTCCTGAAAATGTGCAAGATAAATATCAGAAAATTCGGTTTGGATCAACTCTTCTGAAATACCCCAAATGGTTCGTAGTCCCGTAATGATGTAGTCGTTAAAGCGATCCTGTTCGGTCAGAATTTCGGATTCGCTGTATGGTTTATTGTTTTCTACTCCGTCTAAATATCCTGAAACAGAAGAAACATTCCAGCGACGGGTCACCAAATCGAACGAATGCGCCGATGGCCCGATGCCCAGGTATTTTTTGCTTTTCCAATACGACGAGTTGTGCTGCGAATAAAGGCCTGGCTTGCAGAAATTAGAGATTTCGTAATGTTCAAATCCGGCATCTTTCAGTATGCTGATTAGTAATTCAAATTGCTGAAGACTAAGCTCATCAGGCAATTCCTTCAGAATACCCTTTTTGAGCCGATCGTAAAAAACGGTGCCTTCATGATACGTCAGATTGTAGGCCGAAATATGCTGAACATCAAGCTCAACGGCGATGCGAACGTTCCTCTCCCACTCTTCCAGCGTTTGGTTTGGTAAGCCGTAAATCAAGTCGATACTGATGTTCGCGAATCCGGCTGTTTTGGCCCATTTCACCGATTGAACGGCTTGCATAACACCATGTCGGCGGTTCATCAGCTTAAGGTCTGATTCAGAAAACGATTGAACTCCCATGCTCAGGCGGTTAAACCCAACTTCTCTTAATGCTGAAAGAATGGCCTGGCTCAAGTCGTCGGGATTGGCCTCCATGGTTATTTCAGCATCCGAGGCAACGTTATAATTCTGCCGGATGGTCTGTAAAATATCTTTTAACTCGTCAATCAACAAAATCGAAGGCGTCCCTCCTCCAAGATAAATGGTATTAATTTCTTCGGAAGCCAACTCCGATGCACGACTCTCAAGTTCCTTTCGCAAGCCTTCCAGCAACCGGGCTTTCTGACTCAAATCTGTCGATTTATAAAAATCGCAATAATGGCAACGTTTCCGACAAAAAGGGATATGAAGGTAGATTCCGGCCATTAATGATGACTGAATTGTTGATTTACGAGGACTAAATATTAAAAAACAAATGCTTTATAGCTTGATCAGATCCTCGAATCCAGTCATATCTCCCAGAATTCCCGTAAGGGTTGTTTCCTGATAAAATTGCAGCATTTGTGCGCGAATAGATCCAAAAAGGGCATGAACCGGGCAGGGTTTTTCTTCAGCCTCGTGAGTTGCACAAGTATGGTGACCAATGAGGCACATGTCGAAAAAATCATCTCCGTCAACAATACGAACAATATCGTACAGTGAAATTTCATCGGTTTTTCTTCCCAGACCAAAACCTCCATTGGGTCCTTTGGTTGAAACCAAAATCTTTTGTTTAACCAGATTCTGAAGAATTTTTCCTAAAAATGGGGTAGGGATAGTAAGGTCAGCTGAAATCTTCTTGATGCCTATTTTTGTTCCGTCAGCAGAGTATTTACCTAAATAAATGAGTGCCCTAACGGCATATTTACATGTATTGGATAGCATAGGTTTTATTTTTTAGATGTCCATTGTTTGCTAAATGATCGGTCGGCCAGTTTTGGTATTTGCTTCTTATCACCCAAGGCATTAGCACCCAACAAAGCAAACGTATTTTTTGTTTTTCCTCCCATTAAATCGAGTCTACTACGTTTAGAAAAAGCAAATTCATATCCTTTCATTCCTGAATTCCAAATAAATCCACCTGCTCCGGCTCTCACCGCATCTCGTCGGTTAATGAGCAGCATATGGTGCAGTGGAATTTTTACCGGACAAACTTCAGTGCATTTTCCACAAACCGAACAAGCCGAACTCAGGTGATTGTATTCTTTCAATCCTTTGAAAAATGGCGTAATAACCGAACCTATTGGTCCGCTGTAAGTTGCGTCGTAAGTATATCCGCCAATGTTCCTGTAAACCGGGCAAGCATTCAAACAAGCGCCGCAGCGAATACACTTTAAAACGCTGTATTGTTCATCGTTTTGGTAAAGCTCCGAGCGCTTATTATCCAGAAGGATCACAAACATTTTTTCGGGCCCGTCAACTTCCGATGATTTTTTAGGCCCGGTGATCAGTGAATTATATACCGAAATTTGCTGTCCTGTTCCGTGTGCAGCCAGAATTGGCCACATCAGACCCAAATCCTGCATCCGCGGAATCACTTTTTCGATACCGGCAATCACAATATGAATTTTAGGAAATGAAACCGACATCAGTGCATTTCCTTCATTTTCAGTCAAACAAATTCCGCCAACATCGGCAACCAGAAAATTTGCTCCTGTAATTCCCACATCAGCAGTCGTAAATTTGGCGCGCAGTTTTTTCCTGACCCACGCCGTCAGATATTCAGGAGCACTTCCTTCCGGAGTATTAAACTTTTCAGTAAAAAGCTCAGCAATATCTCCACGCGATTTGTGCATGCAGGGGGTAACAATGTGGTAAGGTTTTTCACCGGCTAATTGCACAATGTATTCGCCCAAATCAGTCTCAAGCGATTCAACTCCAATCTCTTCCAGATGATCGTTCAAATCAATTTCTTCGGTGGTCATCGATTTACTTTTGACCACTGTTTTCGAATTGTTTTCGATCATGATTTTCTTTACCGCCTCAATGGCTTCATCTGTATTTTCGACCCAAATCACAGATGCTCCATGGGCAGTTATATTTTTCTCGAACTGAATTAAATAATCGTGCAAATGATTTATTGCCTGCGATTTAACAAACGATGCCCTCGTTTTTGCCAAATCCAGATTTGAATATCGTTTCATGCCACGATCAACAGCAGCATCGTATTTCGACATGTTGAATTTAATGATTGCCCGATGTTTCTTATCGAATGCAATCTCTTCTGATTTTTGTAGGAATATTTCTTTTTGTTCCGACATTTTTAACAAGGTATCTTGTTGATTCTGTTCAAATGACGACCACCTTCAAAGCCTGTTGAAAGGAAGATTTTTACAATTTCAATGGCTTGTTCATCGGTAATATATCGAGCAGGAAGTGCACAAATATTTGCATCGTTATGCAGGCGAGCCAGTTCAGCAATTTCGGGTAACCAGCAAATTGCCGAACGTATTCCCTTATGTTTGTTCGCAGTCATATTGATGCCATTTCCGCTTCCACAAAGTGTAATTCCTTCGTCGAATTCACCTTTACTTACAGCGGCTGCAAGTGGATGCGCAAAATCGGGATAATCGCTGCTTTCTGCCGAATAAGCACCAAAATCTTTGTACTCAATTCCCTGCTCCTGAAGGTATTTCAACACGGTTTGTTTGCGCTCGAAACCTGCATGATCTGAGGCTACGGCTATTTTCATCTTTTTCATTTCTATTCAATTATTTTTCAAAAATAATACTAAATAGTATTTTATCGGTTTATCGTTTGATTAATCTTTTAATTTCTTTCTTCTCGGCAAAAAATACAACGATTAAAAATGCAGCAAATAGACTGATATTGAGTGCATATTGAGCTACTGCCATCGAAAAATGTACCGTTCCGGAGATCGAATAAAAACCAATTGCAACTGCAAAATAAAGGAGGATTCGTTTTAAATCGTAGTCAACGCGGTAATACTTCTGGCCAACTACATATGAAATAATGGTCATCAGTACGAAGCATAACAGTACCGCATAAGCTGATCCCATGTAACCCATGGTCGGGATCATCATCACATTGAAACCAATCGTTAAAACTGCGCCAATGCCGCCAATAAGAGCTCCCATCCATGTTTTGTCTGATAGTTTATACCACAACGATAAGTTAAAATAGATTCCCAGAAACAAATTGGCCATCAAAACTGACGGAACAACCTTTAATCCGGAATGATACTCAGCGCCAATCACAATTTTGAAGAAATCAATAAACAATGTAATTCCTAAAAATATTAGCAGCCCGAAAATGATGAAATACTTCATTACCTGAGCATAAACAATACGCGAATCACTGTTTTGTTTCTGACTAAAAAAGAAGGGTTCGAACGAATAGCGAAAAGCCTGAATAAACATATTCATTAATACGGCGAGTTTGTAATTGGCGCCGTAAATACCAAGCTGTTCCATAGGTTTTTGATCGGTTGGTATCAACTTCGGAATCAAAATTTTATCGATATTCTGATTGATCATTCCTGCAATTCCAACCAATAGAATAGGGAAGGAGTACCAGAACATTTCACGGAAAAGTCGCCAGTCAAAAATCAGTTTTATCTTTCGGATTTCAGGAATAAGCATGATGAGCGTAATTACCGAAGCCAGCAAGTTGGCAACAAATACATACCCTACGCCAAATTCAGGATGATAAATGAAGCTGACAAAACTTTCGGGATCAGACTTTAAAATACGAGGGCAAATCGTAAGAAAAAAGACATTGAAGAAAATATTAAAAAAGATATTGACCATTTTCAGTGTTGCGAACCGGATAGCTTTTCCTTCGAGTCGTAAATTGGCAAACGGAATGGCAGTACCTGCATCAAGAGCAACTATAACAGCCAGCCATTGAATGTACTTTTCACTGTTGGGATAATCTAAAAATTCAGCAAAATTTCCGGAGAAAATGAATGCTATAATAACGAAAAGTATTGAGCTTCCGAAGAGTGAAAATGCACTGGTTGAATAAATTTTGTCGTTCTGTTGCGACTTATTGGCATACCTGAAAAAACCGGTTTCCATACCAAAAGTTAGTATTACCAACAAAAAAGCCACGTATGAATACAAATTGGTTACTACGCCATACTCTTCAGGAAGAAAAATACGTGAATAATAAGGTACCAGCCACCAATTAAGGAATCGGCCGATAATACTACTCATGCCGTAAATAGCCGTTTCACCCGCAAGTTTTTTTAACGCACCCACAATTGAAAATTTTGCGCAAAGATAATAAACCAAATACTTTACCAATCGCTAAAACTAATGCCGAGACTCAATTGATTTTTATTTTGTTTTATCTTTGAAGCCAGTTTTTGCTTAAAATAATTCGAATGAATATCCGACTATTCTCCACTTTCATTGTACTATCTGTTTTTATAAGCTCATTTTCGTGCTCAAACAAAGCAAACCGATCACGAAAGCCGGCTGTTCGCATCAACGCTGAATCGGTTCATAAAAAAATCGTTTATGGCGACGATATTAATATTTCTATAGCAGTGAAAGTAAAAGATGGCGAACTTAAAGAAACCAATATTTTTGTTGATTCTGTTTTGGTAACTACCAATAAAAACACCGAATTTAATTACACTTTAAAGGGTTTTAAAAGCCTTGGCAAGCACACAATAAAAGCACAAGCCGTGAAAGCTGATGGGGTAGAGGGTGTTTATTTTAAAACCTTTGAGGTTCTATCGGATGTAATACCCGAAAAATATGGCTATGAGGTGGTACAAACCTATCCACATAATGAAACATCTTTTACTGAAGGTTTGGAAATTCATGACGGATTTATTTATGAAAGTACGGGTGAAAACGGCAAATCGTTTCTTTACAAAAACAACCTGAAAACCGGTAAAACAGTAAAATCGGTGAAACTTGCTGATAAATATTTTGGCGAAGGAATTACCATTTTCAATAATAAGATTTACCAATTAACTTATAAAACGAAGGTTGGATTTATTTACAATCTTGAAAATATGGCTC is a window from the Aquipluma nitroreducens genome containing:
- the rpiB gene encoding ribose 5-phosphate isomerase B; this encodes MKKMKIAVASDHAGFERKQTVLKYLQEQGIEYKDFGAYSAESSDYPDFAHPLAAAVSKGEFDEGITLCGSGNGINMTANKHKGIRSAICWLPEIAELARLHNDANICALPARYITDEQAIEIVKIFLSTGFEGGRHLNRINKIPC
- the hemW gene encoding radical SAM family heme chaperone HemW, with the translated sequence MAGIYLHIPFCRKRCHYCDFYKSTDLSQKARLLEGLRKELESRASELASEEINTIYLGGGTPSILLIDELKDILQTIRQNYNVASDAEITMEANPDDLSQAILSALREVGFNRLSMGVQSFSESDLKLMNRRHGVMQAVQSVKWAKTAGFANISIDLIYGLPNQTLEEWERNVRIAVELDVQHISAYNLTYHEGTVFYDRLKKGILKELPDELSLQQFELLISILKDAGFEHYEISNFCKPGLYSQHNSSYWKSKKYLGIGPSAHSFDLVTRRWNVSSVSGYLDGVENNKPYSESEILTEQDRFNDYIITGLRTIWGISEELIQTEFSDIYLAHFQETRDRYLTSGHVIENSGIVGLSPVGLFISDQIMADFMIVE
- a CDS encoding tetratricopeptide repeat protein — protein: MRNRYLAYFAVISVLSISCATAQKRVKSAVASKPAVEENSISEDDKNEFEYTFIEGLKQKMIGNQQAAISLFSKCLTINPNSSSAMFELAKIHSGNGDMTSSSLLLEKAIKIEPENKWYKVLLAQIYEQGKQFKLAAELYQQLYQLNPDNLEYLYMNAALLSSAKEYDQAIEVYNTLEKKVGINDQIAVEKEQIYQAAGKKKEALAELQKLIDFNPQEPRYYGLMADYYLSEKEEVNALKYYMKILEIDPNNGFVLFSLTSFYREKEDKEKAWEYARKAFENKTAEVDTKIQFYLMITAGPDKPFFTDDQISELVDILVKTNPDDFRVYTVYAEYLISKGKLVEAREQLRKVLETQKDNYMIWERMILISNDLLDFKSIYTDSEKALTLFPNQVTLYGLKAVACLQLEKYDEALEILKEGEPYLLDNKIMKIQFALYQAEAYYKLNRVEEAFKAFDEVITLDPENWMAMNNYAYYLSVRNENLAKAEELSSKAVRANPENSTYLDTYAWVLFMRKDYSLAKFYMETAMKNGGDKSGVITEHYGDILIMLGEKEKAIEEWKKALELGEGTKFLGEKIKQERYLDK
- a CDS encoding glutaminyl-peptide cyclotransferase, with translation MNIRLFSTFIVLSVFISSFSCSNKANRSRKPAVRINAESVHKKIVYGDDINISIAVKVKDGELKETNIFVDSVLVTTNKNTEFNYTLKGFKSLGKHTIKAQAVKADGVEGVYFKTFEVLSDVIPEKYGYEVVQTYPHNETSFTEGLEIHDGFIYESTGENGKSFLYKNNLKTGKTVKSVKLADKYFGEGITIFNNKIYQLTYKTKVGFIYNLENMALIDSFHFESTEGWGMTHDEKYLIMDDGTNILTYLDPTTLKAVKKLQVYDDKDQVLYLNELEYSDGFIYANLWTTNLILKIDPQTGKVLAKIDLEGILTLSNTDKQVDVLNGIAIDPVTKKMYVTGKLYPKLFEIKPIKKE
- a CDS encoding DUF4292 domain-containing protein; protein product: MVVKPIGTNKLIRNIENNAFDYKHLSIKKINCQFDNGKTKTSFRASIMAEKDKQIIVMLSKLNIPVGRLWLTPDSVKFINYLEKNYFLDDYSYLSSMLDMDLDFETIHAIVSNNIFSLGAEKRDKEIKDYEAKIDSGMYVLESEKKLKPRKENQKMSDRKLARKSHKIIPNSPVRQTIYVDPVTYKLRKIKMVDVANSRNLNIDFSDFVPVEKQLYPGEMSLNFTSPESSMKLNIKFAGFSTEEEKEIRFRVPERYTQINR
- a CDS encoding lactate utilization protein B; its protein translation is MSEQKEIFLQKSEEIAFDKKHRAIIKFNMSKYDAAVDRGMKRYSNLDLAKTRASFVKSQAINHLHDYLIQFEKNITAHGASVIWVENTDEAIEAVKKIMIENNSKTVVKSKSMTTEEIDLNDHLEEIGVESLETDLGEYIVQLAGEKPYHIVTPCMHKSRGDIAELFTEKFNTPEGSAPEYLTAWVRKKLRAKFTTADVGITGANFLVADVGGICLTENEGNALMSVSFPKIHIVIAGIEKVIPRMQDLGLMWPILAAHGTGQQISVYNSLITGPKKSSEVDGPEKMFVILLDNKRSELYQNDEQYSVLKCIRCGACLNACPVYRNIGGYTYDATYSGPIGSVITPFFKGLKEYNHLSSACSVCGKCTEVCPVKIPLHHMLLINRRDAVRAGAGGFIWNSGMKGYEFAFSKRSRLDLMGGKTKNTFALLGANALGDKKQIPKLADRSFSKQWTSKK
- the dut gene encoding dUTP diphosphatase; this encodes MIVKIVNKSNNPLPEYSTVHSAGMDLRANLTEPIVLKPLERVLVPTGLFIELPVGFEAQIRPRSGLALKKGITVLNSPGTIDADYRGEVGIILINLSNEEFVIQHGERICQMVIARHEHIGWEAVEVLDETDRGAGGFGHTGKN
- a CDS encoding oligosaccharide flippase family protein, translating into MGALKKLAGETAIYGMSSIIGRFLNWWLVPYYSRIFLPEEYGVVTNLYSYVAFLLVILTFGMETGFFRYANKSQQNDKIYSTSAFSLFGSSILFVIIAFIFSGNFAEFLDYPNSEKYIQWLAVIVALDAGTAIPFANLRLEGKAIRFATLKMVNIFFNIFFNVFFLTICPRILKSDPESFVSFIYHPEFGVGYVFVANLLASVITLIMLIPEIRKIKLIFDWRLFREMFWYSFPILLVGIAGMINQNIDKILIPKLIPTDQKPMEQLGIYGANYKLAVLMNMFIQAFRYSFEPFFFSQKQNSDSRIVYAQVMKYFIIFGLLIFLGITLFIDFFKIVIGAEYHSGLKVVPSVLMANLFLGIYFNLSLWYKLSDKTWMGALIGGIGAVLTIGFNVMMIPTMGYMGSAYAVLLCFVLMTIISYVVGQKYYRVDYDLKRILLYFAVAIGFYSISGTVHFSMAVAQYALNISLFAAFLIVVFFAEKKEIKRLIKR
- a CDS encoding RrF2 family transcriptional regulator, coding for MLSNTCKYAVRALIYLGKYSADGTKIGIKKISADLTIPTPFLGKILQNLVKQKILVSTKGPNGGFGLGRKTDEISLYDIVRIVDGDDFFDMCLIGHHTCATHEAEEKPCPVHALFGSIRAQMLQFYQETTLTGILGDMTGFEDLIKL